The following coding sequences lie in one Pseudomonas sp. B33.4 genomic window:
- a CDS encoding histidine phosphatase family protein produces the protein MELRLSLFGVKRAIDLSFLARFRNTWVVLAASVLVIPLTLWLLAPAAVPDLAHGNTAGAQALAAGWAKGDMIVLVRHVERCDHSKAACLSGNDGITDRSRSVAVAVGAQFEQLGLNNADIYNSPSMRTVQTAGYMFNHAASGDDWLINCRGRMLQDALAHKVPGRNLVLVTHSECMAQIEKDLKVPTSDMGYGSSLFVSAARPAAPKMLGFIEASDWRTVTTR, from the coding sequence GTGGAATTGAGACTGAGTCTGTTCGGCGTCAAACGCGCGATAGATCTGAGCTTTTTGGCGCGTTTTCGCAACACCTGGGTGGTGTTGGCGGCATCGGTATTGGTGATCCCGCTAACCCTGTGGTTACTGGCGCCGGCGGCGGTGCCGGATCTGGCCCACGGCAATACAGCGGGTGCACAAGCGTTGGCAGCGGGGTGGGCCAAGGGCGACATGATCGTCCTGGTGCGTCACGTCGAGCGTTGCGATCACTCCAAAGCCGCGTGCCTGAGCGGTAATGACGGCATCACCGATCGCTCGCGCAGTGTCGCGGTGGCGGTCGGTGCGCAGTTCGAGCAACTGGGCCTGAACAACGCCGACATCTATAACAGTCCGTCGATGCGCACGGTGCAGACCGCCGGTTACATGTTCAACCATGCCGCCAGCGGTGACGACTGGCTGATCAACTGCCGGGGTCGCATGTTGCAGGATGCGCTCGCCCACAAGGTTCCCGGTCGCAATCTGGTCCTGGTGACCCACAGCGAATGCATGGCGCAAATCGAGAAAGACCTCAAAGTGCCGACCTCGGACATGGGTTATGGCTCGTCATTGTTTGTTTCCGCTGCCAGACCGGCGGCTCCCAAGATGCTCGGCTTTATTGAAGCCTCCGACTGGCGCACGGTGACCACCCGATGA
- a CDS encoding phosphatase PAP2 family protein — protein MKSRFYVYNFGIPLACAALVFLMFDMTRIDIAFSNLLFDPLTQTFPLDKIHFFEKLTHKWARIIPNWTAEIALIGALLSVVWPLVNSHKRPRLGAMLERSKVAPVLRFTADHRRDFLFVVVAFAVCTGVIHFLKSHTSVYCPIETTLYGGKMAHIEWYSNFQLFHEAGSGRCWPGGHASGGFTMLALYFVARRYQWRFSSAILWGSLLLGGVYGTTRVLQGWHYMSHTFWAGIFVWLACLLTALAFYGRARLDVPVLGKREQKAFGAQPEVSL, from the coding sequence ATGAAATCCCGTTTCTACGTTTATAACTTCGGCATTCCGCTGGCCTGCGCGGCGCTGGTGTTCCTGATGTTCGACATGACCAGAATCGACATCGCCTTCAGCAACCTGCTGTTCGATCCGCTGACCCAGACCTTCCCGCTCGACAAAATCCACTTTTTCGAAAAGCTCACGCATAAATGGGCGCGGATCATTCCGAACTGGACGGCGGAAATCGCCCTGATCGGCGCGCTGCTATCGGTGGTCTGGCCGTTGGTCAATTCGCACAAACGTCCGCGACTCGGTGCAATGCTGGAGCGCAGCAAAGTCGCGCCGGTGCTGCGATTTACCGCTGATCACCGTAGGGATTTTCTGTTTGTCGTGGTCGCATTTGCGGTCTGTACGGGGGTGATTCACTTTCTCAAATCCCACACCAGCGTTTACTGCCCGATCGAGACCACGCTGTACGGCGGGAAAATGGCCCACATTGAGTGGTACAGCAATTTTCAACTGTTCCATGAAGCCGGCAGTGGCCGGTGCTGGCCGGGTGGTCATGCGTCGGGTGGCTTCACCATGCTGGCGCTGTATTTCGTGGCGCGGCGCTATCAATGGCGGTTTTCCAGTGCAATCTTGTGGGGCTCTCTGCTGTTGGGGGGCGTGTATGGGACTACTCGTGTCCTGCAAGGCTGGCACTACATGTCCCACACCTTCTGGGCCGGAATCTTCGTGTGGCTGGCGTGTTTGCTGACAGCGCTGGCCTTCTACGGACGCGCGCGGCTGGATGTGCCGGTGCTGGGCAAGCGTGAGCAGAAAGCTTTCGGTGCTCAGCCTGAGGTCTCTCTCTGA
- a CDS encoding ArnT family glycosyltransferase has protein sequence MSRAVTSLFLLAALLFFFALGNHQLQGSTEARVAGIAMEMHLDDDWVTPRLFGEPFLEKPPLSLWLDAGAMRVFGVSPWAVRLASAVAGLLSVMLLYGMLRRFERPKMIAWTAGILLATMASYWSNVRGVGEDALLALGVTTALLAFFQAQRASTLGNSLLFVVGIAIATLSKGVLGLAMPGVVIFAYLLADNLMDKRLKITDWLWPGLLTLVGLIPLLIWLVILFQHGGAQAVKEVLLTNSVGRFSGSFVEAGHYEPFYYYLAKLPEAFLPWNILVYLGLWHFRKHLKANRYLLFFSLWIVAQFVMLTLASSKRTVYLMSMTPAAAVIAAEYASVLFERLKQYESANRFVGRIARHRQTLAVGVFTLVIGSYLAAAQWALPHADKKLSFLPLSTEIQTLQTAGHQVALFQANERIGGATVFYTQQVLKGLDTEAQLRDFLTASPSHVVVMAGDSEPARPLKVLKTMMVGRQAYYFVGY, from the coding sequence ATGTCGCGTGCCGTCACTTCACTGTTTCTGCTTGCCGCCCTGCTGTTTTTCTTCGCGCTGGGTAACCACCAATTGCAAGGCTCCACCGAGGCCCGCGTCGCCGGCATCGCCATGGAGATGCATCTGGACGACGACTGGGTGACGCCGCGCCTGTTCGGTGAACCGTTTCTGGAAAAACCACCACTGAGCCTGTGGCTGGACGCTGGCGCGATGCGCGTATTCGGCGTTTCACCGTGGGCCGTGCGACTGGCGTCGGCGGTGGCCGGGCTGCTCAGTGTGATGCTGCTGTACGGCATGTTGCGCCGCTTTGAACGGCCGAAGATGATTGCCTGGACGGCGGGCATTCTGCTCGCGACCATGGCCAGTTACTGGAGCAATGTGCGCGGCGTCGGTGAAGATGCATTGCTCGCCCTCGGCGTGACCACGGCGTTGCTGGCCTTTTTTCAGGCGCAACGAGCATCGACTCTCGGCAACTCGTTGTTGTTTGTCGTCGGGATCGCCATCGCTACATTGAGCAAAGGTGTGCTGGGGCTGGCGATGCCGGGGGTGGTGATTTTTGCTTATCTGCTGGCTGACAACCTGATGGACAAGCGTCTGAAAATCACCGATTGGCTGTGGCCGGGCTTACTGACCCTGGTCGGCTTGATTCCGCTGCTGATCTGGCTCGTCATCCTCTTCCAGCACGGTGGCGCGCAGGCCGTCAAAGAGGTGCTGCTGACCAACAGTGTCGGGCGCTTCAGCGGTTCGTTCGTCGAGGCCGGGCACTACGAACCGTTCTATTACTACCTCGCGAAGCTGCCGGAAGCCTTCCTGCCGTGGAACATTCTGGTGTACCTGGGGCTCTGGCATTTCCGCAAACATCTGAAGGCCAACCGCTACTTGCTGTTTTTCAGCCTGTGGATCGTTGCGCAGTTCGTGATGCTGACGTTGGCGTCGAGCAAGCGCACGGTGTACCTGATGTCGATGACGCCAGCCGCAGCGGTGATCGCGGCAGAATATGCAAGCGTGTTGTTCGAACGATTGAAGCAGTACGAATCCGCCAATCGATTCGTAGGCCGAATCGCCCGTCACCGTCAGACACTGGCAGTGGGTGTGTTCACGCTGGTGATCGGCAGTTACCTCGCCGCCGCGCAATGGGCCCTGCCCCACGCCGACAAAAAGCTTTCGTTCCTGCCATTGAGCACAGAAATTCAGACACTGCAGACCGCCGGGCATCAGGTCGCACTGTTTCAGGCCAATGAGCGGATCGGTGGCGCGACGGTCTTCTATACCCAGCAAGTGCTCAAAGGGCTGGATACCGAGGCACAGTTGCGAGACTTCCTCACGGCCTCGCCCTCGCATGTCGTGGTGATGGCCGGCGACAGCGAACCCGCGCGCCCACTGAAAGTACTCAAGACCATGATGGTCGGGCGTCAGGCGTATTACTTCGTCGGCTATTGA
- the rimJ gene encoding ribosomal protein S5-alanine N-acetyltransferase has translation MPLLTLPCQRLTLAILAPEQADLESQFYQRNQRHLAPWSPIRTTEYFSTEQIRRRLEIQASAFEAGLAMHFALLTPDGQQMIGACNFSGIIRGAFQACYLGYHIDEAQQGQGLMHEALETGISYMFETQSLHRIMANYIPGNERSARLLERLGFEHEGYAKAYLNIAGRWQDHVLTALVNSRFETPEKRWSRQLA, from the coding sequence ATGCCGCTGTTGACCCTGCCCTGCCAACGCCTGACGCTCGCGATACTGGCTCCGGAACAAGCCGACCTTGAAAGCCAGTTCTATCAACGCAACCAGCGTCACCTCGCGCCATGGTCGCCCATCCGCACCACCGAATACTTTTCCACCGAGCAGATTCGCCGACGCCTTGAAATACAGGCAAGTGCATTCGAGGCCGGGCTGGCCATGCACTTCGCGCTGTTGACCCCGGATGGCCAGCAAATGATCGGCGCCTGCAACTTCAGCGGCATTATTCGCGGGGCCTTTCAGGCGTGTTATCTGGGTTATCACATCGACGAGGCCCAACAGGGTCAGGGCTTGATGCACGAAGCGCTGGAGACCGGTATCTCTTACATGTTCGAGACCCAGAGCCTGCACCGGATCATGGCCAATTACATTCCCGGCAACGAGCGCAGCGCTCGCTTGCTTGAGCGCCTGGGTTTCGAACATGAGGGTTACGCCAAGGCGTATCTGAACATTGCCGGACGCTGGCAGGACCACGTGCTGACGGCGCTGGTCAACTCGAGGTTCGAAACGCCGGAAAAACGCTGGTCGCGACAACTGGCCTGA
- a CDS encoding DUF6124 family protein → MKKTPQLSLVGSAPSDAPASSTQPQSNTAARTEATRRRRSVPLNQLIKVRDDVDTLTLLTHASEILDSLVAISANLAEEFDGSKRHVAVAMKQLSALAEILVCRARDNLDPQGPQTCGPETRH, encoded by the coding sequence ATGAAAAAGACCCCACAACTTTCGCTGGTTGGCTCGGCACCTTCCGACGCGCCCGCTTCCAGCACCCAACCTCAGTCGAACACCGCCGCACGCACCGAGGCGACCCGTCGGCGGCGTAGCGTCCCGCTCAATCAACTCATCAAGGTGCGCGACGATGTCGACACACTGACCCTGCTCACCCACGCCAGCGAGATCCTCGACTCCCTCGTCGCCATCAGCGCAAACCTTGCCGAAGAGTTCGATGGCTCCAAACGCCATGTGGCGGTGGCAATGAAGCAACTGAGCGCACTGGCCGAGATCCTGGTCTGCCGGGCGCGGGACAATCTTGACCCGCAGGGACCGCAAACCTGCGGGCCTGAAACCCGCCATTGA
- a CDS encoding DMT family transporter — MNVSVLYALVAAALFGASTPLAKLLGVQISPILLAGLLYLGSGMGLTVLRFVRDRGWQRSGLGTGEWAWLIGAIGFGGVLAPVALMFGLTRTSGASASLMLNLESVLTALLAWLVFKENADRRIVIGMLAIVAGGVVLSWPQQAVSAQDWTGPLAVAFACFCWAIDNNLTRKVSASDALFIAGSKGLVAGLVNCGLALLIGTQMPAATTLVPILLVGFFGYGVSLVMFVLALRGLGSARTGAYFSTAPFLGAAISILLLGESVSLMFLLAAALMAVGVWIHLMENHTHEHQHELLEHDHRHTHDEHHQHTHGFEWDGTEPHSHPHVHTPMRHRHAHFPDVHHRHEH; from the coding sequence ATGAATGTGAGCGTGCTCTACGCGTTGGTTGCGGCAGCGTTGTTTGGCGCCAGTACGCCACTCGCCAAGCTGTTGGGGGTGCAGATTTCGCCGATTCTATTGGCCGGGTTGCTCTATCTGGGCAGCGGGATGGGTTTGACCGTCCTGCGTTTTGTCCGCGATCGAGGTTGGCAGCGTTCGGGACTCGGCACCGGCGAATGGGCGTGGCTGATCGGTGCCATCGGCTTCGGCGGTGTGCTGGCGCCGGTGGCATTGATGTTCGGTTTGACCAGAACGTCCGGCGCGAGCGCCTCACTGATGCTCAATCTGGAATCAGTGCTCACGGCGCTGCTGGCGTGGCTAGTGTTCAAGGAAAATGCCGATCGGCGAATCGTGATCGGCATGCTCGCCATCGTGGCCGGCGGTGTCGTGTTGTCCTGGCCGCAACAGGCCGTTTCGGCGCAGGACTGGACAGGGCCGCTCGCCGTCGCCTTCGCCTGCTTTTGCTGGGCCATCGACAACAACCTCACGCGGAAAGTCTCTGCCTCGGACGCACTGTTCATCGCCGGCAGCAAAGGCCTAGTCGCCGGTCTGGTCAACTGCGGCCTGGCCTTGCTCATCGGCACGCAAATGCCTGCGGCCACCACGCTGGTGCCCATCCTGCTGGTCGGGTTTTTCGGCTACGGCGTCAGCCTGGTGATGTTCGTCCTCGCCCTGCGCGGGCTGGGCAGTGCGCGCACCGGCGCGTACTTTTCCACCGCACCGTTTCTGGGCGCTGCTATCTCGATTCTGCTGCTGGGCGAGTCGGTGTCGCTGATGTTCCTGCTCGCTGCAGCGTTAATGGCCGTGGGGGTATGGATTCATCTGATGGAGAACCATACTCACGAGCATCAGCATGAACTGCTCGAGCATGATCATCGCCACACACACGACGAGCATCACCAGCATACGCACGGGTTTGAGTGGGATGGAACGGAGCCGCACAGTCATCCGCATGTGCATACGCCGATGCGGCATCGGCATGCGCATTTTCCGGATGTGCATCATCGGCATGAGCATTGA